One genomic segment of Methanothermococcus okinawensis IH1 includes these proteins:
- a CDS encoding RNA-binding domain-containing protein, protein MTDNIEINNITISSISHATEDEDKVLEAMIYFLPESIDEEDLEIETLNSEGCFGNPIFIHKITIDKNKIAKEVFNHIVKLIKSDERNINKLKKDIDLRLEKSKIYLRFDKQKAYLGECKLIDGDDVVRIVINFKIYMPKNKEQKVKELILNELKK, encoded by the coding sequence ATGACGGATAATATTGAAATAAATAATATAACTATCTCTTCAATTTCTCACGCCACAGAGGACGAAGATAAGGTTTTAGAGGCAATGATATATTTTTTACCAGAAAGTATTGATGAGGAAGACTTAGAGATTGAAACATTAAATTCAGAAGGATGTTTTGGGAATCCTATCTTTATCCATAAAATTACAATCGATAAAAATAAAATAGCCAAAGAAGTATTTAACCATATTGTGAAACTTATAAAATCTGATGAGAGAAATATAAATAAATTAAAGAAAGACATTGATTTAAGATTAGAAAAAAGCAAGATTTATTTAAGATTCGATAAGCAAAAGGCATATCTTGGAGAATGTAAATTAATAGATGGGGATGATGTTGTAAGAATTGTTATAAATTTTAAAATTTATATGCCAAAAAATAAAGAACAAAAGGTAAAGGAGCTCATATTGAATGAACTAAAAAAGTAA
- a CDS encoding pyruvate ferredoxin oxidoreductase subunit gamma, with amino-acid sequence MIEIRFHGRGGQGAVTAAQILAKAAFYDGKFSQAFPFFGVERRGAPVMAFTRIDDKKIRLRSQIYEPDYVIVQDPTLLDIIDIKGGLKKGGKIVVNTHNNLQFSDCEVYTIDATGIALEVLGLPIVNTAMLGAFTGVTGEVTIESLKKAIMDTFPKKLGEKNAKVAEVAYNMVKGK; translated from the coding sequence ATGATTGAAATTAGATTTCATGGAAGAGGCGGTCAAGGAGCTGTTACTGCTGCTCAGATTTTAGCAAAAGCTGCTTTTTATGATGGAAAGTTCTCCCAAGCTTTTCCATTTTTTGGTGTTGAAAGAAGAGGAGCTCCGGTAATGGCATTCACAAGAATCGATGATAAAAAAATAAGATTGAGGAGTCAGATATATGAGCCCGATTATGTTATAGTTCAGGACCCTACCCTTTTAGATATTATCGATATTAAGGGAGGTTTAAAAAAAGGTGGAAAAATTGTGGTAAATACCCATAATAACTTACAATTTTCTGACTGTGAGGTATATACAATCGATGCAACAGGCATAGCTCTTGAAGTATTGGGGCTTCCCATTGTAAATACTGCTATGTTAGGAGCATTTACAGGAGTTACAGGCGAAGTCACCATTGAATCACTTAAAAAGGCAATTATGGATACATTTCCAAAAAAACTTGGAGAAAAAAATGCAAAAGTTGCAGAAGTTGCCTATAATATGGTTAAAGGAAAATAA
- the porD gene encoding pyruvate synthase subunit PorD, which translates to MVTIGAIIYEPGNSINNKTGSWRVFKPIMDKDKCVMCENCFIFCPEGCIKEKDGKFEIDYDYCKGCLICVEECPVNAITSIREEK; encoded by the coding sequence ATGGTTACTATTGGAGCCATAATATACGAACCAGGTAATTCCATTAATAACAAAACAGGTAGTTGGAGAGTATTCAAGCCTATAATGGATAAAGATAAGTGCGTAATGTGTGAAAATTGTTTTATATTTTGTCCAGAAGGGTGTATCAAAGAAAAAGATGGAAAATTTGAAATAGACTATGATTACTGCAAAGGATGCCTTATATGTGTAGAAGAATGTCCAGTTAATGCAATAACCAGTATTAGGGAAGAAAAATAA